ACCAGTGGTACCACTGGATGTAGGGATAATGGTTGTCAGTCTTGAGGTAGGCATGCCTCTACTAACAGAGGATGAGTTTATGGTGGTGGTTATCCTCGGGGTACCAGTGGTAGAGGGAGTTGAGGTTATTGCTGATGTGGTTGTGCATCCTGTAGGGTACATGTTTGAAGAAGTAACACCCGGGGTGCTGTGTGGTGTTGTAGGGGTGGGTGTTGTTACAATTGTGGTAGTGGTTTCTGGAGTGGAGAAAGTGGGCAAAGAGGCTGTGTTCAAGGTGGCAATGGTTGAAATGCTGGTAGGAGTGGTGATTGCAGTTGTGGCCGTGGGCCCAGTACTAGTGGAAGGTATAGGGGTGGACGTAACGTGGGCTGTAGGGAGTATAGTAATCAAGGTGGACAAGTGGGTAGTGTTTGTGGTCCAATTGGAGACTGATTTTGTGGATGGAGCAGGTAGAGAAGACAGATGCATACTAGTGGCTGATGTCAAGGTATTCATGGTCACTGGAATAGAAGAGACTGATGTTGTAGAATTGACTGTATTCCTGAGTGTAATTAATGATGTCATTGTGGGAGAAGTAATTTTTGTCATGAGAGACACTGTGGAAGCGTCTTTTGTAGGAATAAGTGTAACTTTCCAGGTAGGTATGGCATGAGAAGATGTGATGGTCATCTTGCCTGTGTGTGGAGCTGCTGCAGTGGAGGAGTGTGGTTCTGTGGTTATGAATGTCATGTTAATATTGGTGTTAGTGGGTTCCACGGTGGTTTCAGAGGTGGTAGATGCAGTGGAAGCCATTGTATTTGTTGAACTGATTGATGATGTGATTGGAGAAGTCCAAGGGAGCAGTACCTGCATATCTACTGGACAGGGAGGGGCAGTCCCGAGCTAAAGTACTTTCCAATATGATTAAACAAAAGCGAAAAGAGAAAGCGGGAAAGTGGGAAGTTCCTTTACCCAAAGTTCATGCTCAGGGAGAAACAGAAGTGTTAAAAGTCATtcaaacaggaaagagaaaaaagaaagcatggaagAGGATGGTCACTAAAGTCTGCTTTGTTGGAGATGGCTTTACTGGAAAACCACCTAAATACGAAAGATTCATTAGGCCAATGGGCTTATGTTTCAAAAAGGCCCATGTAACACATCCTGAATTGAAAGCCACCTTTTGCCTGCCAATACTCGGTGTAAAAAAGAATCCCTTATCCCCACTATATACAACTTTGGGTGTTATTACTAAAGGTACTGTCATTGAAGTGAACGTGAGTGAGTTGGGCCTTGTGACACAAGGAGGCAAagttatttggggaaaatatgcCCAGGTTACCAACAATCCTGAAAATGATGGATGCATAAATGCAGTCCTGCTGGTTTAACAGCAGTTTCAGACAAGTAATCCCTTATAATTACTGAAGACTACACACCTGTCAGGAAGACCATCATTGTTGTGGTTCTGGATGCTACCAAACAGCCTTACATATCTACAGTCATCAAGACATTTATTCTACTGTAAAAAAGTtgaaatagacatttattaaaataagtggtctttaaaaaaaaaaagagagagtttcTCTAGGGCTATCTAGGGCTGTCTCTCCTCagagtacattttattttcatggaaCTCATTGTTTTCAAAGTAATTGTTGTTGGTGTAATCAGTGTAGTGGTTGCTTCAGTAGAAGTAGATATACTTTGTGTTGTAAGTGTTGTTAATAGATTTGTTGATGTGGGATCATGAATGGTGGCAGTTGCTGTTTTGAATGTACTGGTGGTGTTAGGAAATGAAATTGTGGCAGTAATCAAGGTGCTACTGGTGGTAGGTGAAGAGTTGTTATCAGTTACTGTTGCTGAGATGTTCATGGCAGTTAGAGAAGGGGTAATAGATGTAGACGTGATTATTGGGGTAAGAGACCTGGTTGTATGAATGCTTGCCATAGTCAGGCCAGCcctttctgtggtatcagttgtagaGGGTATCAGAGTATGGGAGGTTGTGTGTATGGTTGGGACAGAGGAAAAGAGTAAGGCCATGGTTGTGGGAGTTTTACCCAGAGTGGTTGTGGTAGTGGGAGGAGAGGTCACGGCTGAGGTAACTTTCTCAGTGGTAGTCAGGGTCATGCAGGTGGTGGGGTAGGTAGTGGTAATTATAAGGCTCATGGGATTGATGCACTTCGTGGTGCTCATGTGGACAATGAGGGTGGGTGGAGTGGTTTCCACCTTGATGACAAACTTGGACATTGGGGTTGTTGAGGTGTTGGACTTGATTGCAGTTTTCAGTGATGCCTCAGAGATAGGTTTAaagtggggggaggtgggaggagttGTAAATGTGTGTTCCCTACTGTCGGGAGCTGGAGGGGTCCTGTTAGGGATGCTGAGAGGCCACCTTGCTGTGTCTTTGGAGTGTGTGGAGTTGCTGAGAACAATGTGAGCTGCTTCTGCTCTGGGAAAAAGCTCAGTAGAGGTGGATGCGGTCATGGGGAAAGTGCCTGTATAGAACAGAAGGATTCATTTGCAGATCACTTTGTCACCATAAACACCACATAGATTATTCACTACCCCATTTTCCAGATAGTATCACAGAAGATAGGACATTTCATTGCTTATCCCTCCATCATAGCAGTTTGGAGCTAGAGCCTTTCAGGTTCTGAAGGGGGTACCCTCAGTCCCTTGCCCTCCTCTTCTGAGCTACGCTGAGCATGCAGGTTCAGCTGTGggtcctccttcccctcccctttctccatacATACATGTTTTCCTTActctgttccttcctctcccctcacctgCTGCCCAAAGTCCCCACCCTTtggctttcctctctccttctccctatgacACACTGTTCTTGGGCTGACTCTCCTCCAAGGAGAACCCAGCCAAGCCTGGGCTGGGGGTAGGGATACATCATGGACACTAGAGCCATTGGGTCAGAGGGAACTTTGCATAGAGAACAGCAAAGGGAAAACCATAGATTCAGGCTCAGATTCTATTGAGATTGAGGGACAGGAAAAGAGGACCACACTGACAGGATGAGGaacaggacagagaaagagacttCCAGAAAGTATTAACTCAGAAGGTAGGCATGAGTTCCAAAGACCTTAATGTTTAGCATTGACTGttaataaaaacagacatattttCAGCCACTCTGTTCTGGCCACTGGATTAATTAGTTTACAAACATGAAGCTCTCACTCTATAGATATCAtcaaccccattttacaggggGTAAGAGTGAGGGTCAGAGATCTCATACTGCTGGGGATGAGTGGTGGGAGATTTCTGAAGCCACAGCATTGGCAAGCAAAAAGGACCCAGACCTCCTGCCCACTCAGCATTAGCCTCCTCCTAAATTTGGACCCAGGACATCTTCATTCTGAGAGCTGAAATTTCACTTCTCAGGCCTAACTAGTGTGTGAAGGAGGTATGAGGAGGGATTATGAAGATTCCTGAGTTGGAACACTTAGAGCCAGGAGATAGCCCTAGAGATAAGCAAAAGGGTGGTCCATGGGCCTCTAGGTTGGGAAGGTATAGGACTGGGGGTCAGGAACAGACACCAGGAAACAGAGGGAAGGGAAATACAGAGGAATTGTGGGCTCTCTAagggatagaaaagaaaaagccctGGGCCCCACAACGGGTGGTACACTCCCACCCTTTGGGAGCATTCAGGATCTCCCCAGCCCAGCCTTGCCAATGACAGTTGTGCCCAGAAACATGGGctaggtgggggcagggagagatagaggcagagctggagaagGGGACCAAAGGCGGAAAAGTTCCAGAGAGGAGAGAACCCCAGGAAGAGGTGGAGCTGTCATGGAGAGAGCACCACTGGAAGTGAAGGAAGAATCCAGAGTAGAAGGAGCACTGGAGTTggtggggggaaggaaagaagagaaatggggGCTCAGAAAACCAAATCAAAGGGAAGAACACTCCTCTGGAAAGAGGTTATGCCCACCCTCCCAATGCAAGCACCAATCCCCGCAACCTGCTTGGTCCTGGGTTGAAAGCAGCACCGGCTCAAACCAGCTTCCTTTATCCTTAATGCTTCCTGCACCCAAAGCTCTGAGGAATCCCTCCTCAGTCTCCCCTTAGGCCTCAGAGCCACTTCCCCACACATCTCCACTCTTGAACATCAGGAGGGTCTCTCCAGCCTTTTTCCCACCTGCCCTCTCACCTCTGGCCCCCGTGGAGGCCCTGAGCATCCAGAGGAAGCTGAGGAGACTGAGCAGCTGCATGGGCCTGGTGCAGGGGGTAGAGCAGGCGCCAGCACCAGGGGCAGCTACAGGAGGCAGCCACTATGTACACAGAAGCACACAGATGGAACTGAAAGGAGTGGTTATCTGCTCTGCTTGACGTGGGGCTAAGCATAGGTTCACCTTTGCACCATCCACCACACTTCTCTTGCCCCTGTCTCTGACTTCATTGCTGTGGGAAGGACACCAAGAAATTTGGACTAGCCCAGGAGGTGTCATACAGGGAGCATTGCTGGTGGTCCAACCCCTAGCTGACCTGACCCATTCAGAGCAGTTCCTAAGACCCTAccttttccctcccttacccccCACCAAGAACCAGCAAAACTGGATGAGGAATACACTTGGTCAAGACCTTGGACTCTGGAGTCTGGGGCTGGCTCTCACTGTCTCTCCTTAGTTTCAGTCCCAGCTTCAGGAGAGGGAGGTGAAAACTtgttctcactccctctgccccttgctcttccctctctccatcctgCCCTTAGCATGACTTGGGCTGAGACCCTATAACCAAAGCTATGGGAACAATGCAGCATTCAATCAGAAGTCAttttaggggcacgtgggtgactcagtctgttaagcgtctgcctttagctcaggtgatgataccaggatcctgggattgaaccctgtattgggctccctgctcagcagactgcttctccctctccctctgctactctccctgcgtgttctctctctctctctctctctctcgctctctctctctctctgtcaaataaataaataaaatatttttaagtcattttaataTCTGAGGATCTGGGCcagttcccagaaaaaaaaaaaatacagatggccAGTGGAAATAATCAAACAAAAGGATGTTTTGGCCCAGAAGATTAGCAACTACTAAGAAGTTTGAGTCCACTCAGTGTTGGGAAGCTTGTGAAGAATACTCTTACTcagctggtgggagtgtaaatgtGTCGGCCTACTCTAATAAGGCAATTTGGTGacatctattaaaattttaaatgcatgctcaaggacccagtaattccaccatGCTATCTCTGTGTTCAAGAAGTActtcacagggcagccctggtggctcagcggtttagcgccaccttcagcccagggcgtgatcctggagacccggcattgagtcccacatcgggctccctacagggagcctgcttctccctctgcctgtgtctctgcctctctctctctctctctctctctctctctctctctgtgtgtgtgtgtgtgtgtgtgtgtgtgtgtgtctcatgaatgaataaataaaatctttaaaaaaaaaaaaagaagtacttcaAAGAGGCATTCACAAGGATGCCATCCAGTTTATTGAGATTCCAAtagaaactggaaacaacctacacATCCCTCAATAGGAATCTAAAATGACTATGAAATAGTCACACTATAGACTACCATGCTTGAATCAGAAATAGTACCATAAGGGACAGATTCTCAGATTGGCTTGTTCAGTGAAACCAACGGACACAGTTCTGTTAAAACCcacacacatatgtatttcctatgaatacacacacatacacaaacatacaggTAAGTGcattaaaaatttgaagaaaaaaaaagctcacctGCTTAACGGGGTTAAGATTaattcagagaagagagaaggaactAAGATTCAAATGATAATCAGAGAACACAGAGAAGATTAGCTCTATCTatagttttcaatttttactTTGACGAAGATTCTCTCCTTGAGCAAACTCTAACCAGGCTCCCCTGAGCCCTCTTCCCAACTAAGCCTCAACCCAGACCTATAAAGACTTGAACAATCACTAACCCTGTTCTAAGGGCTCAAGGCCACATCCCTAGGCTGACCCCATTCTCCCTTAAAGTGCCTGCCTGAGAAAACTCAAGGCCACCAGAATTTACTGTTTGTCCCAGCCAACACCCGAAGATagggcccctgcctcccagcctctgggaAAGGGTAATAGCCTAACTTTGTTAAGCACCAGTTAGCAAACCCAGATGGGTTTCAAATGGACCACgttgagcagcctgggtggctcagcagtttagtggtttagcgccatcttagggccagggcctgatcctggagacacgggattgagtcccatgtgggctccctgcatggagcctccttctccctctgcctgtgtctctgcctctctctctctctctctctctctccctctctgtgtgtgtgtgtctttcatgaataaataaataaaatcttaaaaaaaataaaaataaaatcttaaaaaaaaatagaggcccTGATTATCCAGAGGAAGCTGAGGAGACATCCCCTACTCTTCCTATAATTGTTCATTCCCACAGTCACCTGAGCtgcactccctccctccccacactcccTCACTCTCCCTTAAATCATCCAGTGACCTCTGTGCAAACTGGAGTTCGGTTCATGCTGGACTCTTTCCTATTGCAAAAGTATGTTACTGGTTAAAATCTGTCCTTACCACTTTAACTAGGGTCTGGCTTTGTTTATCCTTGACAACTTGAATATGATATTATGCTTTTgagaataatgtaaaaataatttagaagaggattctgggagcacctgggtggctcagctggttgagtgtcccactctcaatttcagctcaggtcatgatcttggggtcttgagatcaagcccagcatctggctccccactcagtggagagtctgctttgagattccctccctcccactcctcccattcatgcactctctctctctctcaaataaataaataaataaataaataaaatccagaagaagaagaagaagaaagaagaagaagaagaagaagaagaagaagaagaagaagaaagaagaagaagaagaagaagaagaagaagaagaagaagaagaagaagaagaagaagaagaaagaagaaagaagaagaaagaagaaaaaagaaagaagaaggaggaggagaagaagaagaagaaagaagaagaaagaaggagaagaaaaaagaagaaggagaagaagaagaaggaggaggaggaggaggaggggaggggagggggagggaagggagagggaggagggggagaggagggggagaggagggggaggattCTGGAGACTTGGAGCAGGAACCAGGACTCCATCTCCCGACCTAGGTAACAACTGCAATGGCACTGGCACAATCTATCTGATGTAACACTTTGATCACTGATTACAGCTTCTGATAACAAAAGTATAGACAGAGGCAAACGGCCATTTTTAcaagcccctccccaccatttgAAATGAGTTCCAAGGGATTTAAAAAACTGACTTTTCCCCCCCCTTCAGTCTTTGCTTTTTCCCTCTTTGGGAGTTGCACATTAAAGACTAGGACATTCAGAAACAATTGCATATgtggggaaaattagaaaatgaccGTGTGCTCAGgaaaagaattagaataaatCTAAGAAGACCTTAGTGTATACCTTCTGCCCGAGCACAGAGACACACTACAATaaccaacaaaaacaataatagaaaACTCTGAGGAAGGAGAACCTGAGTTCCAGAGTTAACCACACCATTAGATTCAAATATTCTGtgtccaacaacaacaacaacaacaacaacaacaacaaatcacaaggcatacaaagaaacaggaaagcagggacgcctgggtggctcagcagttgggcatctgccttcagctcagggcgtgatcccaaagtcctgggatcaagtcccacatcgggctccccgcatggagcctgcttctcccactgcctgtgtctctgcctctctctgtgtgtctttcatgaataaataaataaaatattttaaaaatatttttttaaaaaagctgaagAATGGTGAGGGGTACGGGTCTCTCTCCAAGGTCCCACCATTGTCACAGGCACTTGGGGGGAGATATAAATCCAGGAAAATACAGGCTGGGACTATCCTTCAAAAGCCAAGGTTTAGGGACAAAGTGTAAAGATAAGGCCAAGAGCAGGTCACTCCTTTTCTCCTCATGAATGAGTCAAGCTTGCTGAAAAGGTTAAGATATGTGTGCTCACCATCCCCTCCACTGTGTCATAATCTGAATTATGATAGCAATTATCATGGATGGTGTCAGGTGGTAGGAGTCAAGGTGCTGACCAGAGTTATCTCTGAAGTCATGataggtgggggaggggcatcgATTTGCATGAAGGCAGATAAAAAGCTGATATTGGCTTTGTGACAAGTGAAAGACAATGATGGTTGGCATATTAGGAAAGATCAGGAAATGCTGGATAAACAATCCTAAAGACTCGGTATCTTCCAACAGCAGATGCTTCTTTCTCACTCACGCTACTTGCCCATCCTAACATCTGTGCTGTTCATTCAGGGACCCAGACTGATAGAGCAGCCCCTATCTGGGACACTGCCAATCCCATAGTGGTGGGAAATGACAGATGACAAAATCATGAGCTGCCTCCTAAAGCTTCTTTCCAGACATGACATCACACACCTTCCACCCACATTCTGTTGGCTAAAGCAAATCCTATGGTTGCCCTGAGTCTGATGGACAAGAATGTAAAATCCTTCATCAGGGAGAGGCACCACACATCTGATGCCAAGCCTCCTATCAGTGACTCCGGAAGCTATCATCCACCCTAGGGAGGGAAAGCAAATATACTGAACAATAACACAACCTGCCACCGCTGGGATCCTGGCAGTAGCTATGGTTTATGCTAATCAAGAGTTATCAgtcgggcgcctgggtggctcagttaagcgtccaactcaggtcatgatctcagggttgtgagattgagctctgcactgactctgcactgagtgtggagtctgcttaagattccctctctccttctccctctgccccacgcCCCTACCTtgtccctctctcaaaaaaaaaaaaaattttttttttttaaagagtcatcAGTGACATTGGCAGACAGGATCAAACCTctgatgggtctttttttttttttttaagattttgtttatttgagagagagagagacagagagacagagaatgagtggagggaagatcagagggagagggagaagcaagctccccactagcagggagcctgatgcagggctccatctcaggacctccagatcatgacctgagtggaaggaagacgcttaatcaactgagccacccaggtacccatccCCTGCAGCAGGTCTTTGTGTGCTTCTTAGAGCAGTGTTAATGGAGATGATAGAATTAGGGGTTCTGGTGGGCTCAACCCAGTAGTCAGGGTTATGGCAGAACCACCCATAGTGAAGGAGAATAAAGTACTATAATGGAGCAGTTATGCTTgaaaagtggggagagggaggaccTCCCAGAATTGAGGAGATTTGACAATGTGCTCATAGAAGCACCAGAATTGAACACTATCGATgggaaggaggggatccctgggtggctcagcagttaagcgtctgccttcggcccagggcctgatcctggagtcctgggaccaagtcccacatccggctccctgcatggagcctgcttctccctctgcctgtgtctccacctcttttcctgtgtgtgtctctaatggataaataaataaaatctttttaaaaaatgggaaggagGTACTTTCAACACTGGGTCCTGTGCCAATACAGAAAATGGTGTGAGAAGCCGAGATGGTAGCACTTAGCATCACTTCTGGACATTCTATAGAAGAGATAAGACAGCAATGGAAAGAATTTTAGTACTGATCTTTCACGGGTAGAACATGATATTTCACATCTTAAAATAGGTTAATATTGAGGATAACAATCAATTCacagaagaatatatataatttgactCCATTATGCAAATTTTAAAGGCTAatctaaatgatatttttaaatttttttctaaagattttacttatttattcatgagagacagagagaggcagagacataggcagagggagaagtaggctccctgcaggaacccagtgagggactccatcctgggaccctgggatcatgacctgagcagaaggtagacgctcaaccactgaggcaccaaggtgccccaaggtgtaaagatttttttttaagatttatttatttattcatgagagacacagaaagagcaaggcagagacacaggcagaggaagaaacaggctccttgcagggagcttgatgtgggactagatcccggattctgggatcacgtcctgagccaaagacagatgcccaatcattgagccacccaggcatccctagaggtttttttaaaaataaagatttttacaACAAAAATATGTTGAGT
The genomic region above belongs to Vulpes lagopus strain Blue_001 chromosome 3, ASM1834538v1, whole genome shotgun sequence and contains:
- the LOC121487061 gene encoding ribosome biogenesis protein NSA2 homolog, whose amino-acid sequence is MGDEVLWVLVSMDAIVGTVVEVVMTLDGYMFEEVTPGVLCGVVGVGVVTIVVVVSGVEKVGKEAVFKVAMVEMLVGVVIAVVAVGPVLVEGIGVDSKGAVPAYLLDREGQSRAKVLSNMIKQKRKEKAGKWEVPLPKVHAQGETEVLKVIQTGKRKKKAWKRMVTKVCFVGDGFTGKPPKYERFIRPMGLCFKKAHVTHPELKATFCLPILGVKKNPLSPLYTTLGVITKGTVIEVNVSELGLVTQGGKVIWGKYAQVTNNPENDGCINAVLLV